ACAAGGGCATCAACGAGATCGGCGTGGCCATGGGCTTTGCCATGCTCACCACCGTATATGGCCTGATCGGGGCCAACCTCCTGCTCAAGCCCCTGGCGGCGAAGATGGAACAGCAATCGCGGGCACGCATCTCCTGGATGTACGCCCAGCTGGAGGCCGTACTCATGCTGCGTGAACGCAGCCATCCGGTGCATATCCAGGAGGCCCTGGAGACCTACCTGGACGGCAGCCGCGACTACCCCCTGCCCAACCTGCAAGACATGGCCCCGCGCATCCGCCGCCTGATTCAGCGCACCAAGGCCGCCTGATATGAGTGCCCTGTCCCAAGCCAGCCCGGCCGACCTGGAGCAAGACCCAGAACTGGGCCATGACCCCTGGATGAACCTGCAACCTGAAGCCAGCGGCAGCGACAGCTGGATGCTCAGCTACGTCGATGTACTCACCCTGCTGCTGGTGCTGATGGTGGTGCTGCTCATGCTGCAACGGGCCGGAAACCCCGACAGCCCCCTGGACCTGCCCGCCGCACCCAGCCCCCTGACCCAACAGGCCGCAGCGCCGTTGCAGGCGGAACCCCAGCTGGAACAGCCCAAGGCAGCCAGCAGCGGGGTGAGCGACCCGCTGATTCTGGCCACTGACGAGGCCGAGGCCGACTGGCCCCTGCTCACCGAAAGCCTGCCCTTTGCCGAGCAGCCCCTGGCCGAGCCCCTGCTCACCGAAAGCCCTGCGGAGCTGGCCGAGCCGCAGACAAGGGAGCCAGGGGAGAGGCAAGCGGACCCAGCGCAAGGGCAAATCAGCCGCCCCAGCACAGCGGCCGAAGCAAAGGCCGACAGGATGCTGGCGGTACGCCCAGCCATGCAGCAGCCGCCTGGGGTCGATCTTGCCCCCCTGATCGAGGCCCTGCGCTGGAAGGGGCTGGGCAAGGGCGTCACCCTCAGTACCAACGCCACCCAGGTGCGGCTGGAGACCCGCGACAACATCCTGTTTGCCGATGCCAGCGCGGAACTGACCGACAGCGGTGCCGACCTGCTGCTGGAACTGACCAGCCTGCTGTTGCGCTACCCCGGCATCATCTCGGTGGAAGGCCACGCCGACAGCCGCCCCATCACCTCCACCGCCTTCCCCTCCAACTGGGAGCTATCCAGCGCCCGCGCCGCCAGTGTGGTGCGCTATCTGGTGGGCCAAGGGATAGACGCCGAACGCCTGCGCGCCATCGGCTACGGTGATACCCGCCCCCGCGCCGACAACGCCAGCAGCGAAGGCCGCGCCGCCAATCGCCGCGTCAGCCTGGTGCTGGAGCCAAGGCCTGAATCCCGGCTGTAATCAGCCCTCAGCCTTCAGCCTTCAGCCTTCAGCTCGGCCCCAGTCATGGCAGATCCCGCCATTCCCCTTGGATGTAGCCCTGGTTGGGGCGGTATTGGATCTTGTAGGCCATCTTGGGGCTTTGTTCGATCCAGTAACCCAGGTAGAGATAGGGCAGGCCAAGGCGGCTGGTCTCTTGGATCTGCCAGAGCAGGCCGATGACGCCGGGACTCAAGTGCGCCAGCTCGGGTTCATAGAAGCTGTAAACGGCGGACAGCCCGCCCGGCAGGTAGTCGGTAACGGCCACTGCCAGCAGGCGCTGATGCCAGCGCAGTTCCACGAAGCGGGTGGTGCACCAGTCGCTGGTCAGAAAGCGCATGTAGTCCTCGGCGCTGGGGTCGGCCATGTCGCCATCGCCGTGGCGGGCCTCGATATAGCGCCGGTAGAGCTGGAACTGATTGGGGTCGAATCGGGCCGGCAGGGGGTGTATCTCCAGCTCGGCGGCGACCCGGTTCCAGGCACGGCGCTGATTGCGCCGGGGTCGCCAGTGCCGCACCGGTATGCGCAGGGGAATGCAGGCGGCGCAGTCCGGGCATTGGGGGCGATAGACGTAACCGCCGCTGCGGCGAAAACCCTGCTCCAGCAGGGCCTGGTAGAGCCGATCATGCAAGGCTACCCCAGGCTCGATGAATTGGGTGATGGCCTGACGCTCGGCCAGGTAGCTACAGCCATGGCTGGGGGTTTGCAGCAGGGGCAGATGGGGCCTCATCTCAGTCCTGGGCTTGGCCAAGCAGGCTGAGTTCGCGCAGTTGGTTGAGGAAGGCTTGCAGCAATTCCTCCAGTTCCGTCAGACGGGGCCGGGCCTGGGAGGGGGGCAGGGCACAGAGGCTCGCGGCCCGCTGGTGCAGTTCATCGTGCAGGCGTCTGGCCTCGATATAGGTCGGAACCTGGGCGAAGCGCGATTCGCCCTCGCTGCTGAGCCATTGGCCGAAACGGCAGCGTTCGCCCAGCAGGGGCGGGGCCTCGCGGCGTTCCTGCTGGATGTATTCGCGTACCCAGCGCAGCCAGGCCCGATGCTCGGCACCGGCCTGCAGCAGGGGCATGTCGCGCAGGGGCAGTGGGCGCTGCCGGGTCCATTCCGGGAAGGGTCGCCATTGGTCGATCCAGCCGGGCAGCTGGGCCGCAGGCATGGGATGGCCTATGCCATAGCCCTGACCGATCTCGCAGTCCAGCTGCAGCAGCATCTCGCCGTGCTCGCGGGTCTCTACGCCCTCGGCGACCAGGTCCAGGGCAAAGGCGTTGGCCATGCCCAGGATGCCCTCCAGGATGGCCAGGTCGTCCGGGTCTTCGAGCATGTCGCGGACAAAGGTCTGGTCGATCTTGATGCGGCTGGCGGGCAGGCGTTTGAGGTAGGTGAGGGAGGAGTAGCCGGTGCCGAAGTCATCCAGGGCGAAGCCGACCCCCAGCGCCTTGCAGCGGTGGATGATGCGCGATACCTGATGGATGTCCTCCAGGGCACTGGTCTCCACTACCTCCAGCTCCAGCTGGCCGCGGGGTACGCCGGGATGGGCCAGCAGTTGCCGCTCCAGTTGCTCGACGAAGTCGTTCTGTTGCAGTTGCGGGCCGCTGACATTGACGCTCACCGGCAGGTTCAGGCCCTGTTTGGCCCAGCGCTCCATCTGCTCCAGGGCGCTGTCTATCACCCAGTGGCCCAGGTCCAGGCCGAGCTGGTGGTTCTCCGTCAGGGGCAGAAAGCTCAGTGGCGAGAGCAGACCACGCTTGGGGTGGTCCCAGCGCAGCAGGGCCTCGGCCCCAACCACCTCGCCGCTGCGCATGTTCACCTTGGGCTGGTAGTAGAGCAGGAATTCCTGGTTGTCCAGGCTTTGGCGCATGGCCTCCAGTTTTTCGTGCAGGCCACGGGTGTTGCGGTCGGTCTCGGTGTCGAACAGGTGATAGCGGTTCTTGCCGCTGACCTTGGCCTGATACATGGCCTGATCGGCCTGGCGCAGCAGTTGATCCGGGTCCACCTCCTCGTCCTGGGGGTAGAAGGTGACGCCGATGCTGGCGGATACCTGCAGCACCAGGTCATCGATGGCTATGGGTTCGGCGGCGGCCTGTAGCAGGCGCTCCAGCAGGGGGATGCTGTCCTCGTTGCGCTGGATGTCGATGAGTACGGCAACGAATTCATCGCCGCCCAGGCGGCCGATGGTGTCGCCCTCGCGCAGGGCGGCGCGCATGCGCTCGGCCAGGTGAATGAGGAGCTGATCACCGATGTCGTGGCCGTGGCGGTCGTTGATCGCCTTGAAGCCGTCCAGGTCGAGGAACACCACCGCCAGTTGCAGCTCGCGCCGGACCATCTGGAGCATACCCTGCTGCAAGCGGTCGGCCAGGAGTACGCGGTTGGGCAGTTGGGTCAGGGAGTCGTAGTGGGCGATCTGCTCCAGCTGGCTCTGGTAGGCCTTCTGCTCGCTGATCTCGGTGAACAGGGCGACATAGTGGCTGACCTCGCCGCGGTGGTCGCTGATGGCGCTGATGGTGAGCAGTTGGGGGTAGAGGTCACCGTTCTTGCGCCGGTTCCATACCTCGCCGGCCCAGCTGCCTTGTTGCAGCAGCTGACGCCACATGTCCTCGTAGAACTCGGCGTCGTGGCGGCCGGATTTGAACAGCCGGGTATGCTGGCCCACCGCCTCGTCGCGGCGGTAACCGGTGATCTGGCTGAAGGCCTCATTGACATCGACGATGATGCCATCGGGTTGGGTGATGTAAATACCCTCCTGGGCGTAGGTGAAGACGCTGGCGGCTAGTTTGAGCTTTTCCTCGGCCTGGATCCGTTCGCTGATGTCGTGGCCTATGGCCAGCACCCCAACCACCTCGCCGTTGCTGTCCTTGAGGGTCTTGTTGTACCACTCCACCAGGCATTTACGGCCATCGCGCAGCAGCAGGGGGTTGACCTGGCCGCTGACGTCTATGTCCGTCACCGCCAGCTGGAACACGCGCTTGATGCGCTGTATCTCGGTCTCGGGCAGGAAGGTGCTGAACCAGTCGCGGCCCTTGATCTCGTCCAGGCTGTAGCCGGTGAGTTGCTCGGCGTAGGGGTTGAGGTGGACCACGCAGCCCTGGGGGTCGAGCACTATGATGATGACCTGGGCGGTGTTGATGATGGTCTTGGCCAGGTCCTGCTCCTGCCGCAGGCGCTCCTCGGCGCGTTTGCGCTGGGTGATGTCGCGGATTGCGCCCTCATAGCCGATCAGCCGGTCGTCCTGTTCCACGCCTCGGCAGTTGATCGACAGCCAGCGTTCCTCGGCATCGGCATTCAGGCCTTGGGTCTCGAAGTTGTGCAGCTTGCCCCCGGCGCTGGTGAGCAGGCGGACAAAACGCTGGAAGGAGATCTCGCTGCTGATCAGGCGGCCTATGGGCTGGCCCAAAAGGTCCGCGGCATCCTGGCCGAAGACCTGGCGCACCGAGGGGGATATCTCCAGGATCAGGCCCTGGCGGTCGGTGCGGTAGTACACGTCTTGCAGGTTTTCGATGATATCCCGGTAATGCCCTTCGGACGCCTTGAGACGCTGCTCGGTGACACGGCGTTGGCCAATCTCCCGTTGCAGGCGCAGGTTGAAACGCCACAGCACCAGAGCCACCAGGGCCACCAGCAAGACCAGCAGGCCAATACCCAGGGTGGCGCGGAAGAACAGGCTGCGGGTGACCTTGGGGTCGGGGTCGTAGATGAAGCCACTTAGATCGAAGTCGGCCTCGGCCATGTCGAACTGGGTCATCAGCCTGGCCATGTGTTCCAGCCGACTGGGGTTGATCTGACCCACAGGCACCAGCTCGGGCAGGATCAACCGCTGCATGGTCTGGGCCTCGTACTCCAGGTGGGCGCGGCTTTTGTCCGGTTGATACTGGCTCAGGATCAGATCAATGATCTCCTCCTTGTGGCGCATGGCGTATTGCCAGCCCTGGATGCTGGCACGGCGAAAGGCCTTGACCCGTTCCGGGTATCTGCGCGCTTCCTCCCGGCTGGTGAACAGGATATCGCTGTAGAAGTCGATGCCGTAGCGGGACGGCTCCAGGGTGTGGCCCTGCAGACCACGCTCCTGCAGGTAAAAGGGCTCATTGCTGAGATAGGCATTGATGGCATCGGTACGGCCCTCGATCAGGTCGTCGATGTCAAAGCTGCTGGGCAGGATGCGGACCTCATCGGCCTCCACCCCCTCGTTGCGCAGCATGGCGAGAAAGTCCAGGTCCTCGACATCGCCCAGCATCATCACCCGCTTGCCGATCAGGTCCTTGGGCGAGCGCAGGCCGGAGTCGGCCAGGGTCAGCAGGACGTAGGGGGAGTGCTGAAAGATGGCGGCCAGGGCCAGCAGGGGGTCGCCCTTGAGGTAACGCTGCAACAGCTCGGTGTTGGCTACGCCGTACTGGGCGCGGCCCTGGAGTACCTCGTTGACCGGGCTGCGCCCCGGTACGTTGGGCAGGATGCGCACATCCAGCCCGCGCAGGCGGTAAAAGCCCTTGTGCAGGGCGGCATAGTAGCCGGCGAACTGAAACTGGTGCCGCCAGGGCAGTTGCAGGCTCACCTGCTGCTGGTGTGGGTCTTGGTGGGCAGCTAAGGCCGATGCGGCCAGGCCGAACAGCAGCAGGAGCACGGCCAAGGGCCCGGTCAGGCCGGTTGCCAATAGTGATTTCATCCGATGAGCATCCCCCGGTCGGGCCGGAACCTGAAAGTCCAGAAACATTGACTGAATGGGCCGCCAGTATAGCCTTGCGCGGGGCAAAGGTTAATCCCAAATCGACGGGTCAGGTATCCTCGGGCGGCCCCTTGTCGCGCTGGCGGCGGGTGCGCCGCCGGGGTTCGCGGTATTCGGCCAACTGTTGGATGATGCGCGCAAAGGGTAGCCGCTGGATGCCGCCAAAATGGCCGATGCAGTCGTTGAGCAGGCCATGCACGTTGGCGATCAGCACGGGGGTGGGGTCGCCGGGGTAACGGATGCGATGCAGGCCAAGCAGACCGCCCATCAGCAGGCGCATGGCCTTGGCGTGGGGCAGGGGGGTCTCTGGGCTGCGCGATTTCAGGGCGAAGCGGGCGTTCTCGCGCAGGCTGTCAAGAAACTCCCGGCATTGCTGCTGGGCCGATAGCGAGCGGCACTCCACCCCTTCGCGCTCGGCGATGCAGAAACGCGCTGCCTGAGGGCAGTGGCAGCGGTTCATCAGGATGGGTTTTTCGTAGATGCAGAAGCATTCGTTGATCTCGCGGTAGGTCTCGCGAAAGGCGTCCTGGTCCATCACTGCACCTGCTTGAAGCGGTGGATCAGACGTCGGTCGCGCTTGTTCGGCTTGCCCTGGGCCTGGGCCGGCAGGGCCTGGCGCTCGGCGCGCAGCTCTTCCCGGCGGGCCTGGCGGCTGGCCTGGCTGGCCTCGTCCTCGCTGTAGGAAAGGGCGGCCTCGGCGGCCGGGCGGCGTTGTTTGGGCAGTTGTTCCACGCGGATGTCCCAGTGCAGACCGGCCTTGCTGATCTGCAGACGGCTGCCCAGCTGCACCTCCTTGCCCGGTTTGCTGCGCTGCCCATTGAGGTGTACATGACCGCCATTGATGGCCTCCACCGCCAGCTGACGGGTCTTGTAAAACCGCGCGGCCCAAAGCCACTTATCCAGGCGCATCGTACACTCTCCAGACAGAAGACGGAGGACAGGGGACGGAAGACAGAACTTTGCGTCGCTACGCGACAGATTAGGTAAACCTGGCGCGAAGCGCCTCAGCACTCTGTCCTCTGTCTTCTGTCTTCTGTCCCTCAGGTCGGCTCTTCCCAGTCATCGTGATCGGCATTTATGCCGAGCAGCGGGTCCAGCTTGCCCAGGGAGTCCAGCTCAGCCAGCTCATCATAGCCGCCTACATGGTAGTCGTCGATGAAGATCTGCGGCACGGTGCGGCGCTGGCTGCGCTCCAGCATCTCGCGCATCAGACCCCGGTCCTGGTCGATCATTTTCTCCGCGTAGGTTACTCCCTTGTGTTGCAGCAGCTGTTTGGCGCGGATGCAGTAGGGGCAGATCTGGGTGCTGTAGATGATGACTTGGGGCATTGTTGTTATCTCCTTGGGAACTGATTGGCGAATCCTATTACCCACAGGCACAGGATTCAATCGGCTTTCAATGCGGTTATACTCGGGGCCTTTGCCAGAGGGTACGGAAGATGAGCCAGATTGCCAGCCCAAAGACCCATTACCTCAAGGACTACCAGCCCCCGGCCTACCTGATCGACCGGGTGGAGCTGAGCTTCCGGTTGGACGAGCAGTCCACCCAGGTGCATTCCGTCCTGCATCTGCGGCGCAACCCCCAGGGGCCGGGCGGGCCGCTGCGGCTAGATGGCGAGGGCCTGAACACCCTGGAGCTGCGCCTGGACGGTCGGCCATTGGTGCCTGGCGAGTATGGCATGGAGGACGGCCAGCTGAGCATCGAACAGGTACCGCAGCGCTGCCGGCTGGAGAGCCGGGTGGAGATCAACCCAGCGGCCAACACCGCCCTGGAGGGGCTGTATCTGTCTTCTGGGCTGTTCTGCACCCAGTGCGAGGCGGAGGGCTTTCGCCGCATCAGCTGGTTTATCGACCGGCCCGATGTCATGGCCTGCTACCGGGTGCGCATCGAGGCCGAGCGCCAGCGCTATCCGGTGCTGTTGAGCAATGGCAATCCCATCGAGCAAGGCGAGCTGGCGGGTGGCCGCCACTATGCCGTCTGGGATGACCCCTTTCCCAAGCCCTGCTACCTGTTCGCCCTGGTGGCGGGCGATTTGAGCCATATCGAGGCATCGCATCAGACCCCCTCGGGGCGGCGCGTGCGTCTGCGCATCTACAGCGAGGCGGAGAACATAGCCCGCTGTCAACACGCCATGGATAGCCTGATCAAGGCCATGCTCTGGGATGAGCGGACCTATGGCCGCGAGTGTGACCTGGATGTGTATAACATCGTCGCGGTGAACGACTTCAACATGGGCGCCATGGAAAACAAGGGGCTGAACATCTTCAACGCCAAGTTTGTCCTCGCCAGCCCGGAGAGCGCCACCGATGCCGACTTTCAGGCGGTCGAGGGGGTGATTGCCCATGAGTATTTCCACAACTGGAGCGGCAACCGCGTCACCTGCCGCGACTGGTTCCAGCTGTCGCTGAAGGAGGGCTTCACCGTATTCCGTGATCAGGAGTTCTCCGCCGACATGAACTCACGCGGGGTCAAGCGCATCGAGGATGTGCGCCTGCTGCGCACCCATCAGTTCGCCGAGGACGCCGGACCCATGGCCCACCCGGTGCGGCCCGAGTCCTATGTGGAGATCAATAACTTCTACACCCTGACGGTGTATGAAAAGGGTGCCGAGCTGGTGCGCATGCAGGCCCTGCTGCTGGGGCCGGAGCGCTTTCGTCAGGCCACGGATCTGTATTTTCAGCGTCACGATGGTCAGGCGGTGACCATTGACGACTTCGTCGCCTGCATGGCCGAGGTCTCGGGCCGTGACCTGGGCCAGTTCAAACGCTGGTATGCGCAGGCCGGCACGCCAGAGGTCCGGGTAGAGGCGGCATACGAGCCCCAGGCCCGGCGTTATCGGCTGCGCCTCAGTCAGGACCGGCAGCCGCCGCTGCATATCCCCCTGGTGCTGGGCCTGCTCGGGCCTGAGGGCGAGGAACTGCTGGCCGAGGGCAGCCGCCTGCTGGAGCTGACCGAGGCCAGCCAGGAGTTTGTGTTCGAGCAGATAGCGCGGCCGCCGCTGATCTCCCTCAACCGGGGCTTCTCCGCGCCGGTGAAGATCCGGCTTGACTACAGCGATGAACAACTGGGCCGGCTCATGGCCCAGGACAGCGACGGCTTCAACCGCTGGGATGCCGCCCAGACCCTGTCCCAGCGGCTCCTGCTGGGCCTGGTCGCCGAGGCCGCAGCAGGGCGGCAGGGGGCGATCCCCGCCGCCTTCATCCAGGGTCTTGCCGACAACCTGGCAGACCAGGCAACGGACCCGGCCCTGCTGGCGGAGACCCTGAGCCTGCCCAGCGAGGGCTATCTGGCGGAGCAGATGGAATGCGTGGATGTGGATGGCATACACCAGGCCCGCGAGCGCCTGCGCCAGCACATCGGCAGCCAGCTGCACGGACCGCTGTTGGCGCTGTATGAGCGCTGCGGCGGCAGCGCCGGGGCCGATCTCTCACCCCAGGCCATGGGCCGGCGCCAGCTGCGCAACCTGACCCTGGGTTATCTCATGGCCAGCCAGACCCCAGAGGCCCTGGCGCTCTGTCTGCGCCAGTTCGAGCAGGCCGACAACATGACCGAGCGCCTGGCCGCCCTGGCCCTGCTGGCGGCCTCCGACGCCCCGCAGCGCTCTGAGGCCCTGGAGCAATTCCAGCGTCACTGGCAGGGCGATGCCCTGGTGATGGATAAGTGGTTCGGGGTACAGGCCAGCGCGTCCCGGCCTGAGACCCTGCAACAGGTACGCCGTCTGATGCGCCATCCCGCCTTCAGTCTGCGCAATCCCAACCGGGTGCGCGCCCTGATCAGTACCTTTTGTAACGCCAACCCGGTCTGCTTTCATGCCGCCGATGGCAGCGGCTATGCCTTCTGCCGCGAGCAGGTGCTGGCCCTGGATGGCCTCAACCCCCAGGTTGCGGCCCGCCTGGTGCGCGCCCTGGTCCGCTGGCGGCGCTACCCCGAACCCCGCCGTGGCCTGATGCAGCGGCAGCTGCAGCAGATCCTGGCCCAGCCGGGGCTATCGGGCGATGTGCATGAGCTGGTGTCAAAGGGCCTGGGGTGAACGGGAAAGTTTGAGGTTTAAAGTTTGCAGGGCAAGGGCGCGGATTAAAGAAATCCTGTGCCAACCCGCTAAGAAAGCAATGCTTTTTATCACAGGGAGCAGGGGCGCGGATTCAGCATTGGACCCGATTTGCCCAAGTAGGGATAATGCCCTGTTCCAGACCAACCTAGCCTAGAAGAATGTCTAATGGATATAGCCACAGTTGTTGGCATACTCGCCGCCATCGGGGTCATCATTGGTGCCATCGCCAGCGGTGGCGATGTCATGCTGTTTGTCAACGTGCCCTCCATCCTCATCGTGGTGGGCGGCACCTTTGGCGCGACCCTGGCCCAGGTCACCCTGAAGGACTTTCTCGGCTCCTTCGGCCTGGGTCTCAAATCCATCCTGTACAAGGTGGACGACCCCAATGAGCTGATCGAAAAGGCGGTGGAACTGTCTGACCTGGCACGCAAGAATGGCCTTTTGGCCCTGGAGGGGGTGGAGATCGATAACGCCTTTCTGAAAAAGGGCATCACCCTCTGCGTCGATGGCCATGACCCGGCCCTGGTGCAGAAGATGATGAGCCGGGACATAGCCCTCACCATTCAACGCCACGAGACCGGGCAGAACATGTTCAAGAACATGGGGGCCATGGCCCCGGCCATGGGCATGATCGGCACCCTGGTGGGGCTGGTGCAGATGCTGGCCAATATGTCCGACCCGGCCAGCATAGGCCCGGCCATGGCGGTAGCCCTGCTCACCACCCTGTACGGTGCCATCATCGCCAACGGTTTCGCCATCCCGGTGGCGCAGAAACTGGCCCGCGCCTCTGAGCTGGAAAAGCTCAACCGCTCCCTGATCATGGAGACCATCTCCGGTATCCAGGAGGGCATGAACCCCCGCGTACTCCAGCAGATGCTGCAGAACTATCTGCCGGAAAGCCGTCGGCCGGTGGAGGAATAGCGGGTGGAAGAGGAAGACTGCCCCAAATGCGAGGAAGGCTCGCCGGCCTGGATGGCCACCTTTGCCGATCTAATGTCCCTGCTGATGTGCTTTTTCGTGCTGCTGCTGTCCTTTGCCACCCTGGATCAGATCCGCTTCAAGAAGATGGCCGAGACCCTCAAGGATGCCTTTGGCGTACAGCGTGAGATCCCGGCATCGGAGGTGGTCAAGGGGGTCAGCGTGATCAAGCAGGAGTTCTCCCCCTCCACCATTCCCGAGCCGTCGCAGATCGATGAGATCCGCCAGATCACCCAGGATGAACGCCAGGAGCTAAAGGTAGAGGAGCAGTTCACCAAGGAGGAATCCAGGCAGGACGGCAAGGATGAACAGCTCGGCGACAAGACCCAGGAGAAGACCCAGGATGCCGTTGCCCAGCAGCAGACGCAGGTGGACCCCCTGCAGACCCAGCTGGAGGCGGCGCGCCAGCGTATCCTGGCGGAGGTGGAGGCGGATGCCGAGTACATCAAGAAGCTGCTGCAAAACGAGGTGGAGCAGGGCGCTATCGTGGTGGAGACCAAGGAGGCGAATATCATCATTCGGATCAAAGAGCGGGCCTCCTTCCCGTCGGGTCAGGCGGAGCTGAATCAGGGCTTTCTGGATGTCATCGACCGCATCAGCGTGGCGCTGGTATCCATGCCTGGCCGCATCGTGGTTGCTGGACATACCGACAGCATACCTATCTCCAACGCCCGTTTTCGCTCCAACTGGGAGCTGTCCGCCTCCCGCGCCGTATCCGTGGTGCATGAGATCCTGCGCAACGGCAGCATAGACGCCAGTCGGCTGGTGGTGGAGGGACGGGCCGATACCGTACCCCTGGCACCCAACGACAACCCCATGGATCGGGCCGAAAATCGCCGCGTGGAGATCGTCATCTCCCGTGGCGAGGATATACTGCAAGGCATGCGCGGCCTGATCCGCAATACCCCCAGACCCTGATTGCCGGGCAGGGCAAAAAAGCATTTAGCCACGGAACCACAGAGCAGACAGAGAATAATCATCAGCGATCTCTGTGTCTCTGTGGCCCCTGGGAACTCACCGCTGAATTCAGGACCACCATGGATACCGACGAAAATCGCCGCACCTTCTTTCGCATCGAAGACAGGCTGCAGATCAGCTACAAGCGGATTGGCCCCGATGAGCTATCCGAGTTGGTCGATAAGCTGTATCGGGATGAGTTGGACCACTTCTCGGTGGCCAGCGAGATCATGGCCCTGCGTACCGAGGCCGCCCCCCTGATGCGTCAGATCAGCAGCCAGTCAGCGGATATCGCCAATTACCTCAGCTCCCTTGACCAGCGTTTGGAGTTGCTTGCCCGCACGGTCGCTGCCAGGGACAGCGACCTCACCGAACACCCGCCCAGGGACTGCAATCTCAGCGCCAGCGGCATCGCCATCGGCGTGGACCAACCCCTGCAGGCGGGCGAGATGCTGGAGGTGAGCCTGTTGCTGCTGCCCTCCTACGCCGGGGTGCGGGCCATCGCCGAGGTGGTGGACTGCACCCCCAGCACGGCGCAGCAGACCGAGGCCGCCTATCAGCTGCGACTGAACTTCAGCCACATGCGCGAGAAGGACCGGGACCTGTTGATCAAGCACATCATCCAGCGCCAGGGCGAGATGCTGCGCAAACGCCGCGAGGATCAATACAGCTGACCGGGAGACCTTGGCAGGGTGGCGTTGATCGCGTTGCAACTGGGTCGAAGCATCGCGTGACAGCCTGTACCCCTGTCCGGACTGTGTCCAGCTGCGCAAGGTACATGAAACCCCCAGGATTTACCCCGGTTCCGCTGCGCCCCATCCGGGCTACACTCAGCTGACGGCTGACGGCTGACGGCTGACGGCTGACGGCTTTCAATGGCAATGCCCGCCGATGGCCTCGAACAGGCTGCAGCAGACCGAGGGGTTGTCTCGGTACCACTCGAACACCCCCCGCGCCGGGTCCTGTTGCGCTTGCAGGCGGGCGGTGGCGGAGAGCTGGGAGTCGCCGAGGCGGCGAAAGCCCATGCTCCAATCCATGAACAGGCGCTCCTGGATCGAACCCTCGGCGAGCAGGCGGACCTCGCTGTGGCGGTGATCTGCGGCGATGCGCCGGTACAGCTCCTGGACCTTGGAGCCCTGCCCCTCCAGGTACTGCATGCAGGCCCCGTCGAGCAGGATCATGTAGCCGGTGACGCCCAGCTTGCGGTTGGCCTGCACCGCGTGATCGGCTATGCCCTGAAAGGCCAGTGTGTCAAGATCGGGGGAGGGGCGGCTGATGTAGAGGATGAAGCGCAGGGGCTCCTCGTCGGGTTCCAGGCTGTGCTCCCGCTCGGCCAGCAGCTGGCTGAGGTCGGCTTCGCTCATGGGGCGGTGGAAGTAATAGCCCTGGATGTAGTGGATGCCATAGGCCCGCACCAGATTGCGCTGGGCCTCGGTCTCCACACCCTCGGCCACCAGCTGCATCTTCAGGCCCCGGCCCATGCGGCTGATGGCGGCCACCACCGCCTGATTCTCCTGGCTGTGCTCCAGCTGGTCGATAAAGGCGCGGTCGATC
This is a stretch of genomic DNA from gamma proteobacterium SS-5. It encodes these proteins:
- a CDS encoding PilZ domain-containing protein; this encodes MDTDENRRTFFRIEDRLQISYKRIGPDELSELVDKLYRDELDHFSVASEIMALRTEAAPLMRQISSQSADIANYLSSLDQRLELLARTVAARDSDLTEHPPRDCNLSASGIAIGVDQPLQAGEMLEVSLLLLPSYAGVRAIAEVVDCTPSTAQQTEAAYQLRLNFSHMREKDRDLLIKHIIQRQGEMLRKRREDQYS
- a CDS encoding OmpA family protein translates to MEEEDCPKCEEGSPAWMATFADLMSLLMCFFVLLLSFATLDQIRFKKMAETLKDAFGVQREIPASEVVKGVSVIKQEFSPSTIPEPSQIDEIRQITQDERQELKVEEQFTKEESRQDGKDEQLGDKTQEKTQDAVAQQQTQVDPLQTQLEAARQRILAEVEADAEYIKKLLQNEVEQGAIVVETKEANIIIRIKERASFPSGQAELNQGFLDVIDRISVALVSMPGRIVVAGHTDSIPISNARFRSNWELSASRAVSVVHEILRNGSIDASRLVVEGRADTVPLAPNDNPMDRAENRRVEIVISRGEDILQGMRGLIRNTPRP
- the pepN gene encoding aminopeptidase N, which translates into the protein MSQIASPKTHYLKDYQPPAYLIDRVELSFRLDEQSTQVHSVLHLRRNPQGPGGPLRLDGEGLNTLELRLDGRPLVPGEYGMEDGQLSIEQVPQRCRLESRVEINPAANTALEGLYLSSGLFCTQCEAEGFRRISWFIDRPDVMACYRVRIEAERQRYPVLLSNGNPIEQGELAGGRHYAVWDDPFPKPCYLFALVAGDLSHIEASHQTPSGRRVRLRIYSEAENIARCQHAMDSLIKAMLWDERTYGRECDLDVYNIVAVNDFNMGAMENKGLNIFNAKFVLASPESATDADFQAVEGVIAHEYFHNWSGNRVTCRDWFQLSLKEGFTVFRDQEFSADMNSRGVKRIEDVRLLRTHQFAEDAGPMAHPVRPESYVEINNFYTLTVYEKGAELVRMQALLLGPERFRQATDLYFQRHDGQAVTIDDFVACMAEVSGRDLGQFKRWYAQAGTPEVRVEAAYEPQARRYRLRLSQDRQPPLHIPLVLGLLGPEGEELLAEGSRLLELTEASQEFVFEQIARPPLISLNRGFSAPVKIRLDYSDEQLGRLMAQDSDGFNRWDAAQTLSQRLLLGLVAEAAAGRQGAIPAAFIQGLADNLADQATDPALLAETLSLPSEGYLAEQMECVDVDGIHQARERLRQHIGSQLHGPLLALYERCGGSAGADLSPQAMGRRQLRNLTLGYLMASQTPEALALCLRQFEQADNMTERLAALALLAASDAPQRSEALEQFQRHWQGDALVMDKWFGVQASASRPETLQQVRRLMRHPAFSLRNPNRVRALISTFCNANPVCFHAADGSGYAFCREQVLALDGLNPQVAARLVRALVRWRRYPEPRRGLMQRQLQQILAQPGLSGDVHELVSKGLG
- the pomA gene encoding flagellar motor protein PomA; the encoded protein is MDIATVVGILAAIGVIIGAIASGGDVMLFVNVPSILIVVGGTFGATLAQVTLKDFLGSFGLGLKSILYKVDDPNELIEKAVELSDLARKNGLLALEGVEIDNAFLKKGITLCVDGHDPALVQKMMSRDIALTIQRHETGQNMFKNMGAMAPAMGMIGTLVGLVQMLANMSDPASIGPAMAVALLTTLYGAIIANGFAIPVAQKLARASELEKLNRSLIMETISGIQEGMNPRVLQQMLQNYLPESRRPVEE